CAGCGTGGGTTCCTGGAACTGCGAAATGCGCAGCCAGGCGTAGCCCGGCTCGATGATCTTGCCCTTGACGCTCTGCACGCGGATTTCCTGGCGCGTGATGGTCATGGTGAGCGGCTTGTCCTCGTCCTTGCGGCTCAGGGTCAGAGTAACCTTGGAGCCGGGCTCGCCGCGCATCTTTTTCACGCTCTCGTCGAGGTTCATGCCCTTGATCGGCGTGCCGTCGATGCGGGTGATCAGGTCGCCGGCCTTGATGCCGGCCTTGAACGCAGGCGTGTCCTCGATCGGCGACACCACCTTGATGTAGCCGTCTTCGGCGCTCACCTCGACGCCGATGCCGACGAACTTGCCGGACACGGTGTCGCGCATTTCGCGGAACGCGCGTTTATCAAGGTACACCGAGTGCGGATCGAGCGAGGACACCATGCCGGCGATGGCGTCGGTAACGAGCTTCTTGTCGTCAACGCTTTCCACGTAGTCGGTCTTGATCAGCCCGAACACATCGGACAACTGGCGCAATTCGGCCAGCGGCAATGGCGCGCCGGTGACTTTTTGTGCAATGGCGGAAAATTGCAGGGAAGCGGCAACGCCCGCCACCATGCCGATACCGATCAGACTGATACTCTTGAACTTGTTTGCCATGGTTTCCTTAGAACTTCACCCAACCCGACGGATCGAAAGCCGCGCCGCGCAGGCGAAGCTCAAAGTATAGCCCCGATTCTTCGTTGCCACCGCTGTTGCCCACGCTGGCAATCGCATCGCCGGCCTTGACCACGTCGCCGGGACGCTTGAGCAGCGACTGGTTGTTGCCGTAAATGCTCATGTACTGGCCGCCATGATCGACAATGATCAGGTTGCCGAAGCCGCGCAGCCACTCGGCAAACACCACCCGGCCACCGGCCACCGTGTGGATTTCGGCGCCTTCGGCCGCCTTGATGAACACGCCCTTCCAGGCCGGACCGTCGCCGCGCTTGCTGCCATATTTGGCCGCCACGCGGCCATTCACGGGCGCGCGCATCTGCCCCTTGAGGCTGGCAAAGGCGCCGGCCGGCGCCGCCGGTGCCAGTGCGATATCGGCGGCCCTGGCCGGCGGCTCCTTCGGTTCCGGCGGTACCGGCGTGGCAGCGACTTTCGGTTCGTCGGCGTCGATCGGATCGAGCTTGACCGGGGGCGGCGGCGTGACCGGGGTGGCTGGTTGCTGCGGCTTGATGGTGCCCGATTTGCCAGCGTTGGCCGTGGCGGCAGCCTTGGCCGCGGCCTCCCTGGCGGCAGCGGCGCGCGCCAGGCGCTGACGCTCGGCTTCGGCCGCCCTGGCTTTGGCCAGCGCGCGTTGCTCGGCTTCGGCCTTGGCCTTGGCGGCGGCGCGGGCGGCGGCCAGTTGCTCCTGGCGGCGCTTTTCGGCAGCGGCAGCGGCCGCCTGCTCCTCGATCAGCTTGTTCAGGCGCGTGACCAGGCCGCCGAGGCGCTGCTCGTCGCGCTCGACATTCCCGACTTCCTTGCGCTGGGCCACCAGTTTGCTCGAGAGCTGGGCCAGCAGCGCCGCGCGGCGTGCTTTTTCCTGCTCCAGCTTGCTCTTTTGCTGCAATTGTTCCTGGGCGATCTCGCCCAGTTCGTCCTTGGCGTTCTGGGTGGCGGCCTGGTTGTCCTCGACCGCCTTGAGGCTGGTGCGCAAACTTTCCAGCAATTTCGCCTGTGCTTGCGACACGTACGACAGCATTTGCAGGTCGCGGTTGATGCGGTTCGGGTTGTCGCCGGACAGCAGCAGCTTGATGCGGTCCTCGTTGCCGGCCACGTAGTGCTGGCGCAGCATTTGCGCCAGTTGCTGTTGCTGGTCCTTGACGGTCACGCTCAGGCGCTCGCGCTCGGCGCCAAGCGCGGTCAGCTTGCTGTTGGTATCGTTCTGCTCTTGCTGCAAGTCGCGCAGGGCGCGGTTGGCGTCCGAAATCGCCGCTTCCGATTCGGCCAGGGTATCGGCCGCGTCTTCCTTGGCGCTCTCGGTCTTGCCGATGTCTTTCTTGAGGGCGGTGAGTTTTTGCTGCAAGCTCGCGCGTTCGGCCTCGGCCAGCGCCTTTTGCTTGCTGCGCTCGGTCGGCTTGCCCGGCGCGGCGTGCGCCACCGGGACCGCCATCGAAGTTGCCAACGAGGCGGTGACCAGCAGCGCGGCACAGGCGCCGCGCCAGTTATTACTAAGCTTGGAAGAAGACAAATTACTTGGCCTTGCCCTGGTTGGCCACTGCCGCTTGCGCTGCCGCGATGGCGTCGGCGTCGCCGAGGTAGTAGTGGCGGATCGGTTTCAGGTCGGCGTCCAGTTCATACACGAGCGGCTGGCCGTTCGGGATGTTGAGGCCGACGATGTCGTTGTCGCTGATGCCGTCGAGCATCTTAATCAGTGCGCGCAAGCTGTTGCCGTGGGCCGAGATGATGATTTTTTTGCCGGCGCGGATGGCCGGGGCGATGTCCTCGTCCCACACCGGTACCACGCGGGCCACGGTGTCTTTCAGGCATTCGGTCAGCGGAATCTGTTCTTTCGACAGGCCGGCGTAGCGCGGGTCGTTGTACGAGACGCGGTCGTCGGAGACTTCGAGCGCTGGTGGCGGCGTGTCGTAGCTGCGGCGCCAGACCAGCACTTGCTCGTCGCCGTACTTGGCGGCGGTTTCGCCCTTGTCCAGGCCTTGCAGGGCGCCGTAGTGACGCTCATTGAGGCGCCAGTCGTTCTTGATCGGCACATACATCATGTCCATTTCGTCCAGCGCCAGCCACAGCGTGCGCACGGCGCGCTTCAGTACCGAGGTGTACGCCAGGTCGAAGGTAAAGCCCGACTCCTTGAGCACTTTGCCGGCGGCCTTGGCTTCGTTGATGCCTTTTTCGGTCAGATCGACGTCGGTCCAGCCGGTAAAGCGGTTCGACAAGTTCCAGGTGGATTCGCCATGGCGCATGAATACGATTTTGTACATGTGAATAATCTTCAAAGAAAGGTGAGTAAGAACGATCGCTGCTTCTATTTTATAATGCGCGGATTCATTTAAACCATTGGAACCCTGTGAAATTCTTCATTGACAATATTTTCCTGATCGCCGTGGTGCTCGTTTCCGGCGGCGCCCTGCTGTTCCCGATGCTGACCCAGCGCGGCAAGCGCGCCAACCCGGCCGACGTGACGCTCTTGATTAATCGCAGCAAGGCCACCATTGTAGATGTACGCGAGGCGAAAGACTTCGCGCTCGGCCACCTGCCGGACGCGAAGAACATCCCGTTTGCCGAATTCGACCAGCGCATCGGCGAACTGGACAAGTTCAAAAGCCGTACCATGGTCGTTGTGTGCCAGACTGGCGGCATGCGCGCGTCCACCGCCGCCAGCAAGCTCACCAAGGCCGGTTTCACCGCCGTGGTGACCCTCGATGGCGGTATTGCCGCGTGGAAAAAAGCCAACCTGCCGCTGGCAAAGCCCGCACAGGCCAAGCCATCGCTGGCGAAAACGCCGGCGAAACCGCAAGCCAAATAACTGGAAGGAAGCATGATGACTGCCGAAGTGACGATGTACACCACCGCCGTATGCCCCTATTGCATCCGCGCCGAACGGTTGCTGGAAGCGAAGGGCGTGACCGACCTGAAAAAAGTCCGCGTGGACCTCGATCCGCAGCAACGCATGCTGATGATGGAAAAAACCGGCCGCCGCACCGTGCCGCAGATTTACATCGGCGACACCCACGTCGGCGGCTTCGACGACCTGTATGCACTGGACCAGGCCGGCAAACTGACGCCCCTGCTCAACGGCTGATTGAACTTTTCAGTCAACTGCGAGACCAAATACAACGCCGGGCCAGAAAGTCTTGGTTGCGATGATGGTTTTGATACAATTGCCTTCGCGTTGATTTGAGCTGTAGCATTGCCCATACCAAGCACAACTTATATTGAACGGCTACGGCCGTTCTTGTTCACCATAACGAAAGCGCTCCATGTCTGAAGAAAATCTGCAACCAGTATTCCAAATCCAACGCGTCTACCTGAAAGACATGTCGCTGGAACAACCGAACTCGCCAGCTATCTTCCTGGAGCAGGAAGCGCCAAGCATCGAAGTCGCCCTGGACGTCGGCGCCGAGCCACTGGCCGAAGGCATCTTCGAATCGACCGTGACCATCACCGTGACCGCCAAGGTCAACGACAAGGTCGCTTTCCTGGTCGAAGGCAAGCAAGCCGGTATCTTCGAAGCCCGTAACATTCCAGCCGACCAGCTGGACCCGCTGCTGGGCATCGGTTGCCCGAACATCGTGTATCCATACCTGCGCGCCAACATCGCCGACGTGATCACCCGTGCCGGCTTCCCGCCAGTGCACCTGGCCGAGATCAACTTCGAAGTGTTCTACCAGCAGCGCCTGCAAGCCGTGGCTGAAGCCGCCGCTGCCGCACCAGCTGCCGATGGCACCACCACGCACTAAGCAATTCGTAGCATCCGCCGCCGGCGACTCTGCCGGCGGCTGTTTCACCAGACAAGGTTTGCAATGACATTTCCCCGTTTGATCGCCGCCCTGGCCATGACGCTGGCCGCTGCCGCCGGCCAGGCATACGACTTCAAAACGGTGGGCGCCGCGCCTGCGGTGCTGTACGACGCGCCTTCCACCAAGGGTGGCAAACTGTTCGTGGTGCCTCGCGGCGCCCCGCTCGAAGTCGTGCTCACCTATGGCGAATGGATCAAGGTCCGCGATATCAACGGCGACATGGCCTGGACCGAAGCGCGCAGCCTCACCGGCAAGCGCAACGTCATCGTGCGCGCCGCCAACCTCAAAGTACGCAGCACCCCGGACGACGCCGCCACTGCGGCCTTTATCGCCGACAAGGGCGTGCTGCTCGAAGTGCTGGACACCGCCGCCGGCGGCTGGCTCAAGGTCCGCCATAAAGACGGCGTGACCGGCTACGTCAAGAACGCCGATATCTGGGGCGTATGATTCCCGCTCAACAAACCGCAGTAGCCGGCACCCGCAAGGTTACCGTGCTGGGCGCTGGCGCCTGGGGCACGGCTGTCGCCATGGCACTGGCCCAGCGCCACGACGTGCTGCTGTGGGGCCGCAATGCCGCCGCCCTGCACGCCATGGGCGAAGCGCGCGAGAACACCGATTACCTGCCCGGCCACCCGTTTCCCGAACGCCTGCACGTGGCAGCCGATTTCGAGGCGGCGCTGGCCCACCCGGCTGGCCCCGACGGCCTGCTGATCGCGGCCTGCCCGGTGGCCGGCTTGCGGCCGTTATTGAAACAACTGAAACCCCACAACATCGCCCACGTGGTATGGCTGTGCAAGGGGTTCGAATACGACACCGGCCTGCTGCCGCACCAGATCGTGCGCGAAGAGCTTGGCGACGGTGTCGCTGGCGGCGCCCTGTCCGGCCCATCGTTCGCGCAGGAAGTGGCGCGCGGCCTGCCGTGCGCGCTGACCATCGCGTCTACCTCGAGCCAGCTGCGCGACAGCGTGGTGGCTGCCGTCCATGGAGGCAACGTGCGCGTCTATTCAAGCGCAGACCTGGTCGGCGTGGAAGTGGGTGGTGCAGTCAAAAATGTGCTGGCGATTGCCACCGGCGTGGCCGACGGCCTGGGCCTGGGCCTGAATGCCCGCGCCGCGCTGATCACGCGCGGCCTGGCCGAAATTACGCGCCTGGGCACCGCGCTGGGCGGCCAGGCCGAGACCTTCATGGGCTTAACCGGCATGGGCGACCTGATTCTGACCTGCACCGGCGACCTGTCGCGCAACCGCCGCGTCGGCCTGGCGCTGTCGCAGGGCAAAGCCCTGGACACCATCGTCCAGGAACTGGGCCACGTGGCCGAAGGCGTGCCGTGCGCCAAGGCCGTGCGCGAACTGGCGGCACGCATCGGCGTCGAGATGCCGATCACCAACGCGGTAGCCGGCGTGCTGTTCGACGGCGACCTGCCGCAGGCGATGGTGCTGCGCCTGCTGGCGCGCGATCCGCGCGACGAAAAAGTGCTGCGCTAGGCTTCGTTGAAGCCTGGCGTTATCACTCCTCGACGATCTCTTCCTTCGCGCCCCGCATCCATTCCACCAGCGGGAACGCATCCTTCAAGCCGCTCGCGATGATCGGCACCAGCAACTCCGGCTGGTTGAGCGGCAAATCGATCTCGGTCCAGATGAAGAAACTTTTCAGCTTGATGTACTCGATGTGCTCGTGCGCCGGATCGAAGCCCTTGGGCGGACGCATCAGCTTGCCTTCGTCGCGGATATCGCCGAAGGTCAGCTTCAGTTTTTTATTCTTCAGCACCTTCTTGAAACCGGCCGCGTCATCGACCATGTGCTGGCGCAGCGCCTTCAAACGCCCGGCCGGCGGCATGTACTCGCCGGCGCCGAACAGCATGCGGCCCGAGCCGTCGATCTGCATGTAGTAGGTGGGGCCGCCCGCCTTGCTGGGACGGCGCATGTCGTTGGGCGCCACCGCGGCCGAAAAGCGCGTTTTATACGGACTTTTATCGTGCGCAAAGCGCACGTCGCGGTTGATGCGGAACATCGCCTTCTTCGGGTTGCTGAACTTGACCGCCGGATCGAACTTGCCCAGTTCGGCAATCATCTCGGTGACCACTTGCAGGAATTCTTCGCGCAGGATGTCGTAGCGCGGCTTGTTCATCACGAACCAGGGACGGTTGTTGTTGTCCGCCAGTTCGCGCAAAAATTGCGTCAGATCGCGTAAATGCATGGGTGTGACTGAACCTTATTTGGGGGGCGGGCGCTTGCCGACGGTAACGTCGAGCGTGGTCTCGCGGCTCTTGCGCAGGACCTTCATTTTAGCTTTTTCCCCCGGAACCAGTTGGGCGATCTGGTTGAGCATGCCGGTGGTGTCGCTGACCGGCTTGTCGTCCACCGACAGCAGGATGTCGCCGGGCCGCACGCCGCCCTTGTAGGCGGGGCCGTTGCGCACGACCCCGGCGATCATGGCGCCGTTCTGGCGCGGCAGGCTGAAGCTGCGCGCCAGTTCCGGCGTGATGTCCTGCGTTTCCACGCCGATCCAGCCGCGCACCACGTGGCCCGACTTGATGATCGCTTCCATCACGGTTTTCGCCGTGCTCATCGGGATGGCAAAACCGATGCCCACCGAGCCGCCCGACTGCGAATAAATGGCCGAATTAATCCCCAGCAGGTTGCCGTGGGTATCGACCAGCGCGCCGCCCGAGTTGCCGAAATTGATCGCGGCATCGGTCTGGATGAAGTTCTCGAAATGGTTGATGTGCAGGTTGTTGCGGCCGAGCGCGGAAATGATGCCCATGGTCACGGTCTGGCCCACGCCGAACGGATTGCCGATGGCCAGCACCACGTCGCCCACCTGCGCCTGTTCGGCCTGGCCCAGCACGATCACCGGCAACTTTTCCAGCTCGATCTTGATCACGGCCAGGTCGGTCTCGGGATCGGTGCCCACGACCTTGGCGGCAGCCTTGCGGCCATCGGCCAGCATCACCTCGATTTCGTCGGCCGCTTCCACCACGTGGTTGTTGGTCAGGATATAGCCTTCGGCCGAGACGATCACGCCGGAACCAAGCGACGAATCCTCCTCGTCGCCTTCATCGCCGAAAAAGCGCTTGAAGAACGGGTCTTTCATCAACGGGTGCTTGCTGCGCTTGGGCCGCTTGCTGGTGACGATGTTGACCACGGCCGGCATGGCGCGCGCAGCAGCGTTGCGGTACGAGCCCCCCGCCAGCGCCGGGGGTTTCGACGGGCCGGCCTCGAGCATCGGCGCGGGCCGCTCGGCGCTGCCCATTTGCTGCAGGCGCACGGGCGCGGCGCGGTCGGTGACGACCGCCGTGTAGACAAAATACAGTGCCAGCGCGACGGTGACCGTTTGCGCAAACAACAACCAGAGTCGTCGCATAATTCAACCCGCCACAGCGGGCGTCCTCGTTAATTCTTCGGTGAAGCGTTGCTGTTTTTCAGCGAATCGCGGATCTCGCGCAGCAGCACGATATCTTCCGGCGTGGCTGCCGGTGCAGCGGGCGCGGCCGGCTTTTCCAGGCGTTGGCGCGCACGGTTCATCAGGCGTACCATCTGGAAGATGATAAAGGCCAGGATGATAAAGTTGAGCAAGATGGTGATGAAGTTACCATAGGCGAACACGGCGCCCAGCTTCTTGGCTTCCTCCAGGGGCAGGCTGCTGGCCTGGCCGTTGAGGGGAATGTAGTAGCTGGCGAAGTCCAGGCCGCCGAACAGGATGCCGATCGGTGGCATGATGATGTCCTTCACCAGCGAATCGACGATCTTGCCAAAGGCGCCACCGATGATCACACCGACCGCGAGATCGACCACGTTGCCCTTCATCGCGAATTCTTTGAATTCTTTCATCATTGCCATATTCTTACCCCTCGACGTGTGGTCTTTTGTTTACAAAACTGCCCAAGGATCATACTATTTTTTCAATTGGATTCCAAACACCCTTGCCGTTTGCACACATCGACAAGGAATTAGTTTAAGTTTGACCTATATCAATAAAATAAAAAACAGGGGACGATTCAATAGCGCACCGTTCGCGGAAAACTGGCGCAAATCGGCGGAAGGCGCTCAAAAGTTACTTTTGAGAAAGCTTTTACCGCCTTGTGGAACTCCCCTTCCCTTATAATTTTTGAGGTTGCAAGAAGCACACATCGAGTGCTCGGGACTTGGTCGGTTCTCCGGAGCATAGGCGCTGCACGGCAGGCAGATTTTTGTTGGCACTTTAAGAAAAAGATTGGGGTAAGAATGGGTAACGAAAAACAGATCGATTCCGGTCGCCGCAACCTGATCGTCGCGACGGGCGCGGCGGGGGGCGTGGTGGGGTTGGCGACAGCGGGGGCGCTGGTCTCCACCTTCCAGCCATCCGAACGGGCCAAGGCGGCGGGTGCGCCGGTCGAGGTCGATATTGCCGCCCTCAATCCGGGCGAAATGGTCACCGTCGAATGGCGCGGCAAGCCGGTCTGGGTGCTCAAGCGCACGCCGGAAATGGTGGCCTCGCTCAAGAAAACCGATGGCAAGGTGGCCGATGCCGAATCGAAACGCAATCCCGACGAATACACGCCCGAGTACGCCCGCAACGAATGGCGCTCGCGCAAACCCGAAATCCTGGTCGCGGTCGGCATCTGTACCCACCTCGGCTGTTCACCGTCGTCCAAGTTCCAGCCCGGTCCGCAGCCTTCGCTGCCCGACGACTGGGAAGGCGGCTTCCTGTGTCCCTGCCACGGCTCCACCTTCGACATGGCTGGCCGCGTCTTCAAGAACAAGCCGGCGCCGGACAACCTGCAAGTGCCGCGCTATATGTTCCTCTCCGACACCAAGCTGGTGATCGGCAAAGACGAGAAAGGCGAGGCATAAACCATGGCGGCGTTCAAAGAGACCAAGCTTCCGGCCGATGCTCCGGCCGCACAAAAAGCCCTCGGCTGGGTGGATGACCGTTTTCCGCTGACCAAGCTGTGGAACGACCAATGGGGCAAGTACTACGCCCCGAAAAACTTCAATTTCTGGTACATCTTCGGCTCGCTGGCCATGCTGGTGCTGGTGCTGCAGATCGTCACCGGCATCTTCCTGACCATGCACTACAAGCCGGACGCCACCCTGGCGTTCGCCTCGGTCGAGTACATCATGCGCGAAGTGCCGTGGGGCTGGCTGGTGCGCTATATGCACTCGACCGGCGCCTCCGCCTTCTTCATCATCATCTACCTGCACATGACGCGCGCGCTCCTGTACGGTTCGTACCGCAAGCCGCGTGAGCTGATCTGGCTGTTCGGCTTTGCCATCTTCCTGTGCCTGATGGCCGAGGCGTTCTTCGGCTACCTGCTGCCATGGGGCCAAATGTCGTACTGGGGCGCGCAGGTGATCGTCAACCTGTTTGGCGCCATTCCCGTGATCGGTCCCGACCTGTCGCTGTGGATCCGGGGCGACTACGTGGTGTCCGACGCCACCCTGAACCGCTTCTTCGCCTTCCACGTGATCGCCATTCCACTGGTATTGCTGGGCCTGGTAGCAGCCCACCTGATCGCCCTGCACGAAGTGGGTTCGAGCAACCCGGACGGCATCGAAGTGAAGGAAAACCTGGGCCCGGACGGCCACCCGCTCGATTCCATCCCGTCGCACCCTTACTACACCGTGCACGACCTGTTCGGCGTGTCGGTGTTCCTGCTGATCTTCAGCTGCGTGGTGTTCTTCGCGCCGGAAATGGGCGGCTACTTCCTCGAGTACAACAACTTCCTGCCCGGCGACTCGCTGAAAACTCCGCTGCACATCGCCCCGACCTGGTACTTCACGCCGTTCTACTCGGTGCTGCGCGCCACCACGGCCGACTTCATGTGGGTGCTGATGTGCTTTGTGGCCGCCTACACCGTGTTCATCTGGCTCAAGTCGCGCCTGGCGCGCACTACCAAGATCATCATCGCCGTAGTCGCCCTGCTGGCCATTATCGGCATGTTGCCGCAGGTGCTCGACGCCAAGTTCTGGGGCGTGGTGTTCTTCGGCGGCTCGGTGGTGATCCTGGCCTTCATGCCGTGGCTCGACCATTCGCCGGTGAAGTCGATCCGCTACCGTCCGAGCTGGCACAAGTATGTGTACGCGGTGTTCTTCATCTCGTTCATCATCCTGGGCATCCTCGGCACGCTGGCGCCGACCGACCTGTTCACCATCATTTCGCAAGTGTGCACCCTGTTGTACTTCAGCTTTTTCCTGTTCATGCCGTGGTGGAGCACGATGGGCACGTTCAAGAAAGTGCCCGACCGCGTGGTTTTCCATCCGCACTGAGCCGCTGAATTTCCGTACATAAAGGACTAGACATGAATTTTGCGAAGAAACTGCTGGCCGCGCTGGCCCTGGTGCCGGCGCTGGTACTGGCAAATGAAGCCGGTTTCCCTTACGATAAGGCCCCTGACCGTTCGAATAACATGGCCGCACTGCAACATGGTGCAAAATTATTCGTCAATTACTGCCTGAACTGTCACAATGCGTCCTCGATGCGGTACAACCGCCTCAAGGACCTGGGACTGACCGACGCACAAATCCGCGATAACCTGTTGTTTACTGCGGATAAAGTGGGCGCGATGATGACCACGAGCATGAATCCGAAGGATGCCAAGACCTGGTTTGGCGCGGTACCGCCGGATTTGTCGGTGATCGCGCGGGCCAAGGCGTCGGGTTCGGGCAGCGGATCGGATTATCTGTACACGTACCTGCGCACGTTCTACAAGGACGATAACCGCCCGAACGGCTGGAACAACCGGGTGCTGGAAAACGCCGCGATGCCGCATGTATTATGGGAATTGCAAGGCGTACAGAAGATCAAGACGAAGGATGTGCCTGATCCGCACGAGCATGGCAAGACGATCCACCAGTTCGACGGGTTCGAACAAGTCGCGCCGGGCACCATGAGTAAGTTAGAATTCGATAACGCGGTGGCCGACCTGGTGGGCTACATGCAATGGATGGCGGAACCTGCGGCGCAGACCCGCAAGAAACTGGGCGTGGTGGTGGTCTTGTTCCTGTCCCTGTTTGTCTTGCTGGCGTGGCGTTTGAACGCGTCGTACTGGAAAGAAGTGAAATAATCGAGAGCGCCGAAACAGATTTTCGGCGCTTGTTTTTGCGATGCCCGCCTGAGCGGGCAATCGGTTCTGGGGTGATCCGTTCGACGGCTCGCCCCCTTTGTTTCTAAGGAACTATAACAAATGATGGTTCTCTACTCGGGCACGACGTGCCCATTTTCGCAACGTTGCCGCCTGGTGCTGTTTGAAAAAGGCATGGACTTCGAAGTACGCGACGTTGACCTGTTCAACAAGCCGGAAGACATTTCGACCATGAACCCGTACGGCCAGGTGCCGATCCTGGTCGAACGCGAACTGATCCTGTACGAATCGAACATCATCAACGAATACATCGACGAGCGCTTCCCGCACCCGCAGCTGATGCCGGCCGATCCGCTGATGCGCGCGCGTGCCCGCCTGATGCTGTTCAACTTCGAGAAAGAGCTGTTCGTCCACGTGCACGTGCTCGAGAGCGAACGCGCCAAGGGCAACGACAAGAGCCACGACAAGGCCCGCGCCGAAATCCGCGACCGCCTGACCACGCTCGCGCCGCTGTTCCTGAAGAACAAGTACATGCTCGGCGACGAATTCTCGATGCTGGACGTGGCCGTGGCTCCGCTGCTGTGGCGCCTGGATCACTACGGCATCGAACTGTCGAAGACCGCCGCGCCGCTGATGAAATACGCCGAGCGTATCTTCTCGCGCCCGGCCTACATCGAAGCGCTGACCCCGTCCGAAAAAGTGATGCGTCGTTAATGCCTGGGGCGCTGCGCGCCCTGGTATGAATGGTTGCAATAGTTGATCGATCGGCGCGCCCCGTGTTCTGCCAGCGGGGCGCGCCAAGTTTCACCGTAGTCTGGAAGACCATGTCCGAAATCTCAACCAAGCCTTACATGCTGCGCGCCATCTACGAATGGTGCACCGATAGCGGCTATACGCCCTACCTGGCCGTCAAGGTCGACGCTTCGACCACGGTCCCGATGGAATACGTGAAAAAAGGCGAAATCGTCCTCAACATCAGCTTCGGCGCCACGTCCGGCCTGAAAATGGACAACGACGCCATCCGCTTCCACGCCCGCTTCGGTGGCGTCTCGCGCGAAATCTACGTGCCGGTCAACAACGTGATGGCGATCTACGCCAACGAAAACGGCCAGGGCATGGCGTTCGAGCCGCAACTCGGCGGCAGCGATGCGTCCGCCGGACAATCGTCGCCCGTGGTGGAAGAACCAAGCGCCCCGGCACTCGCCTCCGTCCCGTCGATCGCCCCTGCACCAGCCCCGGCGTCGACCGCCAAGCCGGACGACGGCGCATCGCCCGACGACGACAACGACCCACCACGCAAGGGCGGTCGCCCGACCCTGACGCGGATTAAATAGCGTATAATCTTCCCCGTACAAGTTTCGCCGACTTAGCTCATTTGGTAGAGCAGTTGATTTGTAATCATCAGGTGGCCAGTTCGAAACCGGCAGTCGGCACCAATAAATTCAAGCACTTAGCCCAATCCTCAGGATTGGGCTTTTTGCTTTCTGGATGCCATGTAACCGCTGTGTAACCCGGCTTGGTCAATCAAGCCGGACCAACCAGCGGCCTGTCGCACCATGCACAGGTGCGACACCATTCTCTCAAGCACCAAGAACGCGCCGGATACCCTCTACCGGCCAGGCCAGGCGGCCGTTCACACGAACCGGCCGCAGAGGCCCATTTTCGGCGGACGCCCATACCCGCAATGTCTGCGGTTTTCTCCCCAAGTGGTAAGCAGCACATGCGGTATCGACATGTGTCCGCCGCTCCAAGTCAAGCGGCATGAAGCCCTGCCAAGTTTGAGAACCTGCCACTTGGTGTTGTACTGCTCGCGGTTGTTGCTGATCCATCCATCGCCTCGAAATTTGAGCGCCGAACAACAGGCCAACCTCAATGGTCAGCGCCACATTATCCGGCACATGTCCGACAACGCCAGGGCACTGCCCCAGCCCAAGAATACTTTTCCGTATCGACGTAGTCCCTGACGCGCAGCCAATACGCAAGCGCCTTTCGGCGCTTGCCCCCCCACCCGGCTTCAAGAGCCGAGCACAACTCTCATGCAGTTTCCCGCGTTGCTCTACCGGTAAAAACGACAAGTCACTGGTAGCGCAACACTGGTTTTTCATATTCAAAGATGGGGACGGCAGAGATCGTCCCAGCCATTTGGCCTGGCTCATGTGTCAGGGAGCTACAAGACTGGCCTGAACCGATGAGGAACCTTGTCATGAGGAGAGGAGGCTTTGTTGATTAACTGCAGCAAGCCAGCTCTACGCAAAA
This is a stretch of genomic DNA from Duganella zoogloeoides. It encodes these proteins:
- a CDS encoding Do family serine endopeptidase, which produces MRRLWLLFAQTVTVALALYFVYTAVVTDRAAPVRLQQMGSAERPAPMLEAGPSKPPALAGGSYRNAAARAMPAVVNIVTSKRPKRSKHPLMKDPFFKRFFGDEGDEEDSSLGSGVIVSAEGYILTNNHVVEAADEIEVMLADGRKAAAKVVGTDPETDLAVIKIELEKLPVIVLGQAEQAQVGDVVLAIGNPFGVGQTVTMGIISALGRNNLHINHFENFIQTDAAINFGNSGGALVDTHGNLLGINSAIYSQSGGSVGIGFAIPMSTAKTVMEAIIKSGHVVRGWIGVETQDITPELARSFSLPRQNGAMIAGVVRNGPAYKGGVRPGDILLSVDDKPVSDTTGMLNQIAQLVPGEKAKMKVLRKSRETTLDVTVGKRPPPK
- a CDS encoding DUF2461 domain-containing protein, translating into MHLRDLTQFLRELADNNNRPWFVMNKPRYDILREEFLQVVTEMIAELGKFDPAVKFSNPKKAMFRINRDVRFAHDKSPYKTRFSAAVAPNDMRRPSKAGGPTYYMQIDGSGRMLFGAGEYMPPAGRLKALRQHMVDDAAGFKKVLKNKKLKLTFGDIRDEGKLMRPPKGFDPAHEHIEYIKLKSFFIWTEIDLPLNQPELLVPIIASGLKDAFPLVEWMRGAKEEIVEE
- a CDS encoding cytochrome c1, whose amino-acid sequence is MNFAKKLLAALALVPALVLANEAGFPYDKAPDRSNNMAALQHGAKLFVNYCLNCHNASSMRYNRLKDLGLTDAQIRDNLLFTADKVGAMMTTSMNPKDAKTWFGAVPPDLSVIARAKASGSGSGSDYLYTYLRTFYKDDNRPNGWNNRVLENAAMPHVLWELQGVQKIKTKDVPDPHEHGKTIHQFDGFEQVAPGTMSKLEFDNAVADLVGYMQWMAEPAAQTRKKLGVVVVLFLSLFVLLAWRLNASYWKEVK
- a CDS encoding glutathione S-transferase N-terminal domain-containing protein: MMVLYSGTTCPFSQRCRLVLFEKGMDFEVRDVDLFNKPEDISTMNPYGQVPILVERELILYESNIINEYIDERFPHPQLMPADPLMRARARLMLFNFEKELFVHVHVLESERAKGNDKSHDKARAEIRDRLTTLAPLFLKNKYMLGDEFSMLDVAVAPLLWRLDHYGIELSKTAAPLMKYAERIFSRPAYIEALTPSEKVMRR
- the petA gene encoding ubiquinol-cytochrome c reductase iron-sulfur subunit, whose translation is MGNEKQIDSGRRNLIVATGAAGGVVGLATAGALVSTFQPSERAKAAGAPVEVDIAALNPGEMVTVEWRGKPVWVLKRTPEMVASLKKTDGKVADAESKRNPDEYTPEYARNEWRSRKPEILVAVGICTHLGCSPSSKFQPGPQPSLPDDWEGGFLCPCHGSTFDMAGRVFKNKPAPDNLQVPRYMFLSDTKLVIGKDEKGEA
- a CDS encoding cytochrome b yields the protein MAAFKETKLPADAPAAQKALGWVDDRFPLTKLWNDQWGKYYAPKNFNFWYIFGSLAMLVLVLQIVTGIFLTMHYKPDATLAFASVEYIMREVPWGWLVRYMHSTGASAFFIIIYLHMTRALLYGSYRKPRELIWLFGFAIFLCLMAEAFFGYLLPWGQMSYWGAQVIVNLFGAIPVIGPDLSLWIRGDYVVSDATLNRFFAFHVIAIPLVLLGLVAAHLIALHEVGSSNPDGIEVKENLGPDGHPLDSIPSHPYYTVHDLFGVSVFLLIFSCVVFFAPEMGGYFLEYNNFLPGDSLKTPLHIAPTWYFTPFYSVLRATTADFMWVLMCFVAAYTVFIWLKSRLARTTKIIIAVVALLAIIGMLPQVLDAKFWGVVFFGGSVVILAFMPWLDHSPVKSIRYRPSWHKYVYAVFFISFIILGILGTLAPTDLFTIISQVCTLLYFSFFLFMPWWSTMGTFKKVPDRVVFHPH
- the mscL gene encoding large conductance mechanosensitive channel protein MscL encodes the protein MAMMKEFKEFAMKGNVVDLAVGVIIGGAFGKIVDSLVKDIIMPPIGILFGGLDFASYYIPLNGQASSLPLEEAKKLGAVFAYGNFITILLNFIILAFIIFQMVRLMNRARQRLEKPAAPAAPAATPEDIVLLREIRDSLKNSNASPKN